The genomic DNA TGACGTGGTCTGAAGCTCTGAGATACTGCAGACAGAATCATGTGGATCTGGTCTCGGTTCATTCACAAGAGATTCAGCGTCGTGTGATGAACGTGGTACACCTGGCGTCTACTGCGGAGCTGTGGTTGGGTTTACGTCACTCCTGCACTGTGGGCGTCTGGTTCTGGGTGAGTGGAGAGACCGTGTGCTATCAGAACTGGGCTCCAGGGAACGGCACATCAGAGGAGGACTGTGAACACACAGTGAGATCTGGAGCAGTTCAGTCTGGAGGAGATCAGCGCTGGATCAGCCGTCCTGAAACTGACAAACTCAACTTCATCTGCAGCAGATATTAAGAGTGAAAGGAAACACAAACCTTCATGTGAGAAAACAAGTGATTGTGTGTTCACTTCCTTTAAATTCATCTTCACTCATCActttgttaaataattatttacataataatttaaGTTTCAGCAGAAGGAAGAAGGAGGAAAGAGGTGTGCTCTTCTGTGTAcatatcagtatatatatatatataagtttctcTCTATGTGTGTTGCAGTGGTTTCAGCATGTGTTTTTGAATTGAAACAACAGTTCATTCAACTTTCAGTATAGTTGAGGTCCAATAGACTTAAATGTTCTTGCTGTCTGGACAgtttatcaaatgtaaaaatgtggtgtcgaaaaataaaataaataaataaataaagtagctGTTGTGGCTTCTCTTTATcgcatttcattttttatcatgTCTCAGATTATAAATGACTGGTTAAATGTGAGTTACATTAGAACAACTAACATTATGTGTGTTTTCACACCTAGTGGACTTGAACCCTCCAAACACTTTCAGAGTGGTTTATCTTTGTGTTTCATTAAGCTGAGTGTACCTGGAGTGTACCTGTAGCCATGTTCCCTCACTGCCTAAAATAACACACAACTTTTACCATGTTAGGCTGcggggtttattttttatttttattatatgtagtttattgtcattattatatattatataagatcAGAATGATCAATGAATTGATAAAATCCAACAAAAATAAGCTTTAAATCATGTTGAAATTTTGAGGCGTAGAGTAACTTTCCTGTTGCGTTAACAATAAGAGAGCTGAAGAATGAGCACAATTAAGCAATCATTAgatatatttattgttaaaaatgtttacagtttGCTTCCCATGATAATAACCAACATTTAattgacatgcaaaaaaaataattttaaaaaatacatatagaaAAATAAGACTCCCGGTGTTTGCTTCTGTTTCACATCAGAGATGTAAATATAGTTCAGTCTCTAGGTCTTAATGTGTAATGGATGTAAGCAAATGAATGAGGATGTGTTCACATGCAAACATGTTTgtgttctctaaaaaaaaaaaaaaacatacagtaaatggcAGGAATatgaaatgaaacaaaactagaattttcacaaagaaacttctaaaaactgtaaaaataaataaataaaataaaataaaatgtaatgcccGTATTCCAGTTAATCACAGTCCATTATTTAAAGAGAATTTTATTGTgaaacagcagcagcaggagatgatattattatttcatttgagATATGATATAAGCACTTTAATGCAGGTTGGTGAGAGTCTTCATCTCATCTCTGTTGTGCATGACTGCTATGGTCTCGACTTCAACACCAGGGGTCTCGGCTCTCACTCTGTCCCCTTTGCGACTCAGTTTGATGGACAGCTTGGTGAAAACAGAGCTCTCTGTATTAGAGCTGCGACTGCTGCGGGTGGAGGCCAACTCCGAGTTGGTTCCCTCAAAGAGCTTGGCCATGAAGCCCAGACCAGCCTGACGGATGTGAGAGCTGCCGGCAAACACGTACAGGACGGGGTTCACGCTGCTGCTAATGAAGGTGAACGCCGTCACGGTGGGACGAGTCGCTACTGCCACTGCTAAAACAGAAGAGGAGGAGCCCTGCATCAGACCAATCACCTGTGAGAACAGAACAAGAAAGAGAAATGCTTTTAACATAACATGAGAGAAAACTGACCTTATTGAACAAAGCCTACTAGTTTCACACATACGAAAACAATTGACCGTCTGTCAGACTATGCAAGGGATGCTGAGCCTCCAGTGATCAAACAAAATGTTGTCTTTAATTCATCCACTAATGTGCATAGCTCAAATgcttttataatgtaaaagggTATTTTAATTCATGAACATCTTAAAAACGCCTAATTAgtaaactgaccaatcagaatggtTATTCAAATAACTTCAAAAATGATTTGCCACCTTAcacataaaaacaattaataaatcgCTATAAGTGACCCTTCAAGGCAATCATCAAGTCCAGCATATATGCATTCAtgaacatcttaaagacatcttctaaatgtctagttgacatctgataggaaacctCTTATAGACATATttcagatgagcaaacactaCAAAATACATCTCGCAGATGTAAATGCAGTCAAACAGACGTCTCTGTGATGCACGTGTGCTCTCAGGACTAGATTGAATATTTTTCTGGCATGTATTCATGTGATGTTTGAGCGATGAGATGTTAAATGGATCATCCAGTGCGAGGTGTTGCTCACCTGCAGGATGTTGATGAGGTGATACGGCAGCCAGAAGACGGTAAAGGCAGcgatgatgaggaggatgagcGCGTTTCCTCTTCCTTTGCGGTGGAACATGGCGCTGCGCAGCCGACGGATCGCTGAGAGGTAGCAGAACAGGATAAAGCTGAAGGGCAGCAGGAAACCCAGGACAGTCTCAATCAGGTACTGAAAGGTTTCATGAGCACTGCTCTCCCAGTGGTACGGCTTACACAGGTAGATGGACACATTCATAGAGACTGGCAACACAGAACTGTTGGTGCAAAGAAGGAAACAACAAGACAGATTGGGACAAAAGGAGAAGGGTTACTATTATATAAAAACCAATAGTTTCAGTCCTGGACTCCTGGTTGTTGATAAAGAGTTCTGGAGGTATTTAAATTTCACTgcattcataatttattataattccAACTCGAGTTTAAAATCTGTTCAcgacattttttttctgtgaaatgcCACTTTATTATTCCCACAATtagttttatttggttttataaaGCATTATTTAACTATTTTGCTCCACTAGAAGATCTTGAGTAACAGAACACTGATATGCAACAAAAAGAACATTCTGCTATGGAAGCTGAACTGgcattttgcataatttattgtaCTTTGTATTTTATCTTCATAAAGACACATTGTCCAAGTTCCTAATTGGTGCAAATGTATGGTAATTGCAACTAAGAAACTAGGGTTTTGTTACACAATTTAGTTTAATGTACTATAACCCAACATCTGCTTAATGCCATAATACTAAAGTGTTATGTCTGCCTTATGCAGCTTCATTTCCAGCCCAAAAGTTACATCTGTGCAGctttgcacttttttatttttattttatttaacctttatttaaccaggagagTCCCATTGAGATTAAAAACCTCTTTTTTACCTGGCCAAGAGGCAACAACATTTACACAattttaaacatacaaataaatattaaattaacacaGGTTATGAAAAACAATTGCACATTATTGAGGCAGTCTCCATTGCTTTCAGCTtagttttaaaagtgtttaagGACAAGAGCTCAGTCCGGTTCCAGTCCTTCTGCAGCATATCCCTAGCAAAAGGAGCTGAGTGAACAAACGCTTTCTTCCCCAACTCAGTTCGGGCAAAAGGAACAGAGAGCAACAGCTGATCATTTGATCGCAGGGAGTAAGAGTCAACACTTCTCTGTGTGATTAAAGTACAAATGTATAGGCAGTAATCGAAGcatagctttaaaaataaaagtgtaccaATGTCCCTGCCTCTTGGCCAGAGAGGGCCATCCCACTCAATCCAATTCACAGTGATGTGTCATGACTACAGTTGGTAAAGAACCTCAAAGAAGCATGATAAACTGTGTCCACCATTTGAAAACATGAAGAAGCAGCATTCATATAAAAAAGATCACCATAATCtagcacagataaaaaaaagttgcagtgacaaggcgcttttttacttcaatttttttttttttattacggaAGAAAAAACCcagtttaagttttaatttcttcACAAGTTGTTTTATGTGGGGTTTAAAAGTGAGGTTAATTTGAAAACAACATTAGCTTAGTTTTGTCAGCATTAAGGACTAGTTCTTCTATGAAGGTGATAAATGATATTATTGTGGCACTTGATAAGAAACAGTTCTgtgcttcacttttttttttagatctgtcAAAAGCTTTTTACACTGTCGACCATGCTGTTTTAAAGAACAGATTAATTTGCTCAGGATTGTCAGAGCATGCAGTTGCATGGTTCTCAAATTATACGAATAACAGGACTCAATGCATTAAATATGAGGGActctgttttgattttatttttgtccataAGGGGGTGCCACAGGGCTCGGTTTATCTTGTATAGCAATGATTTGTGTCAAAATGTTTCTGAtgctaatatgcatttttatactGATGATACAGTCATTTACTGCTATGGATCATCCCTTGCTCAGGCCATTGAAACCCTGCAGAAAGCTTGTGTTGCTGTCCAGCATTCAATTCTTTGGTTGTGGTGATAGTACAGTGCCTTTTTCTGAAGCCTGACTGAAATTTAGAGAGGATGTCATTTGAATACTAGAACGCTTTCAGCTGATTACAAACAAGAGATTCCAGAATTTTCGATAAAACACATAAATTTGATATTGGCCTATAATTAGACATAACTGCTGGATCACCTCATTTTAATAAAGGTAGAACAAAATTTGATTTCCAAACTGATGGAATTTCTTTGGTTTTGACTGAAAGATTAAAAAGAATTGAAAGTGGCTGTGCTATAAAATTTCCCACCAACTTCAAAAAGTAAGGCTTCATCATGTCTGGTCCAGGCACTtcaacgtctttatgatgttacaaTGACATCCAGTGCCCGTTGGTGGAAGATGCAAGCAGAAAATGAAGAATAATAACATATTCACAAAATTTAATGTGAATTTGACTCAAACTTCCAAGATTGCATAGTAAAACTGTTAAGAGATAACAAACTAGATCACCTCTTTTATGAAGAGGTGATTTCATATAAATATGTATGATCATCATACTAAAACATccctgctgagagagagagaaaaaaaagcctaAGCTAAGtggtcaaaacccctctaaaAAAGCTAAGATCAGGCTGGATTACCACTTAAAGCCAGCTAACCGGCTAAGACTGGTTTTAggaagttatattttttttttatttttttttattttagcagggATAACATTTGTAGGGACAGAAAGGTAAGCATTAGGCTATAACATTAAAACACGCATCACTGGAGCGTAAGCAGACtgtatgaaaatgtatgaaattcATTCGAATTGGCCACtagtttgccaaaaaaaaaaaaaaatgacagtgaaaCTGTGTTGCCTATATGCTAACTGTCCAACATAAGAAAtcaatactattttattttgcttatttataAATCTCATTTATATTACCCTTCTTTGAGTTCTTGATTGACAATTATTCAATCTCTTATGAGTTTATGAAATGCAGTTTTTGAAATGTAGGCTGTGAACTCTTCCTCCTCGTGTGACGAGCGCAGTACAGTGAATATCAAAGCTGATTCTGCTGATGAGCagttgcacacacacataatacatCACCATCACTAAAATGTATACCATTATGCTACATCGTAATAAGAATCGCAGAATAACAATTCCGAGAAAATATTAAGTAAAGGTAACCAACTAGAATTTACCATGTTTACAAAATTTACCATCTTTTATCCTACATCTACAAGGcaaatgtatttgtttcattATGTCAACATCATCATCAAACAATGGAATGGGTTTATGGTGGGTAGTTCAATTGATGCTTTGTTTTGCGTTCTGTGTAAACAGACTTTAGTGTAAGGGTAATTAGGGTCAGTGTAggtgttaattaaattaattgaatgcatttagcagacacttttatccaaagcttcttacagtgcattcaggctatcaatttttacctatcatgtgttcccggggaatcgtaCCCCCAACCTCGTGcttgataatgcaatgctctTACAAATGATCTACAggaacattaattaataaagcaTAATCCATTGGGAAGCATTTTTGTGTTGTCACATTGTTCTAGTTACAGTTTCAAATGGTAGCAACAATTGGACAGGGTAGCTCAAATCATCAGAACATCAACCTGCGCTCATTAATAGTATTAagtattaatgttaataatactGAATTTGGTCCTCCACACTGTTTCAGTACATTAAGCATTTCAGAATGTCCCTAAACCGTGCCTGAACTACTGACTGTTGTATTTTTGGTCTATTATGATATACAGAGCTGTGTGAAACACTGCAAGCTGTAAAGTAAGTGGGAAGTCTTTGTCCAAACTCAATTGgttttgcgagagaacgcaaAAGATTAGAAAAATATTGTTTCCTTCCTCtccatattttttttccaattatttgtttttgtttttttacttaattttacatttctttgtatatgtatttatttctgattTTGTCAGGTTTGGCATTCcatcccttacgaaaaagaaccattttgaaccaaatgtttttaagtttagtaaccatgttttttggcgtattgattAACATTTGGTTAACCAACGTTTTACAGCGTAGCGTAGCAAAACTATGGTAAATTTGTGGCTGCCATGtattaactatagtaaccatgtttattattataattttttttttaattttggtttgATAATCATGGTTAATTGGATAGGTTAAAGTGATAGGCTGAAATTAGCCTTCGTGCTGGACCAATCACATTCATCTTAATTAACCTATGTGTTGAATTATGTGTTGGAACAATGGCATCCAGCTGTTTAATGGTCAAGGTCAATATATTATGAATCTGCTGTCCCAAATGTTGTGCTGACTGATCGAACTGTTTGAAGGAAGTGTGATTTGTGTTTCAATATCTCTGTAAAACAAACCCCTCAGACGTACCGATAGAACAGCATGGGAATAGCCATCAGAAAAGCCATCACCCAGATCGCCACCATGACGGACAGGAGCCTTTTCTTAGTCTTCAACCTCTGAGACAGAAACGGCTTTGTGACGGCCAGCCATCGGTCCATGCTCATCAGGCAGATCAGGTAGATGGAGGCGTACATGTTAACGCAGCACAGGTAATGGACCGTCTTACACAGGGCGGCTCCAAACTCCCAGCCTTTCCTTCCTGTCAGGTACCGGAGGAACAGTGGAGCGCTCAGGAGAACCAGCGCATCCGCCACGGCCAGATTCAGGATCAGCAGACACGTGATGGAGCGGCGACGCATTCGAAACAGAACCGACCACACCACGAACAGATTCCCAGGGAAACCAAACACGAAGGCGATGACCAGGATAGCAATGCTGATCTGATGGGACAGGGACAGGGATGGGGTGTAAGGTGAGGAGGTCACGAGGGAAGACTGAGCAGGGCCAGATAGGTCTGAGGGATTCGTAGGAACAAGAGTGGCCATTTGATTTGTGTTAAGTGTTGCTTCTCGTATTTCCTGTGAAGAGAAAACAAACAGAGggaacaggaaacaggaaacaaATGCTTCATCAGGGGCATCATGCACCAGTGGTGGTCAGTAACGCAGTAGCTTTACTTCATTACTGTAATTACGTACATTTTTCAAGTAGGcctatctgtactttactggagtactTTATTTTGAGTTactttaacttcactacattccaaagcatataAGATCATACTTTTTACACGCAGAAGTGGTGTCTGAGTCTTTCAATGAACCTAAATTGTTTCACAAATTGGACCAGTAATTAGAATGATacgattgcagctgttctcgaGTCgagattcaaatgaaccgtttagtgtgagtctccAGTGAACTGAATTCATAAGTAAGAACCGGTAGATCTTATGATCGTGTGTTCATCTGATGCtgttaaaagtaagttattaatgtcgaaatttaggattaattattgtaactgaaaaccATATTTAGGTCAAAAACGTCAGTTGTTTCTGAACTAAATCTGCTGTAAAGAacgatctatttaagcccactgaaatgcttgaatgcagacacatcaatcagtttaaaacaaacaaaaaaaaccttgaaataacactgattaaataaaataatgcacgCCCTATGTGTTTTCATATtggttataaacaaaataaattttcatATTGTTTGGATTATCTAACCGAGTTggcagatataatttttttaattcatatccatatatttttattcaaccacctggATTACATCTGGAGGAAAAAGGAAgcatgtgatgttcagaacatgttaactacagtaattatcaaagtgatAAGTGTTTCCCTCCAGGGGCATTTGGCcagtaaaattgaaaaataagtacttttacttttactctaCTTTTTTTCCAGATAATTCGGTCAGTGAGTAATTAAACGAAGCACTGCATTTCagtgatgactcatctgaacgtctctgattggccattgaaTTCATAAGCGCAACAGAATCgcgtgtgattggttataatgcagcGCTGCACCGACGCGTCTGCCTCTGGCTCAGGGCCAGtcagcgaacacagatttgaatttagcagctaaTGCTGTGCCACAATGAACGATCTAATCTTAGAGGTGAgattgtatcaaatataaaatattattctgctatttggaagctgcattcaaaatccacttggtacatctatctatctgtctaaatagtattttttttttctgctgcgtTTGCAGTAGAGATTTTGCCCACCACAAAGAGCAGTTCCCCTTTTGGTTTCTGTCAATCCCCATAAATATGACtgggatttttacatttatgtaggACTACAACAAAACACATTGAGTTGGCAGAGTTGTGGTTTTTCTTACTTTCTGAAAATCTAGATGCAGTACTGCAGGAGTCTGaagtctcttttatttttttcttattgtaaagttttacttCTCTAATTGAACAGGTGCTGAAGAAACACTGAGACCTGTTGTTTTTCAAGCACACCACAAACCGTTACACTTACATCATTGCCCATTAAAATATGCTTATGGTTGCAGATTTTgcctttttaatttcattttatttagattttttgcttaAAGTTAGTGTTACAGAATGAATTGTGTTTCAATATCAGTTATGATGATTCATCTGTATTCTGTGACGAGTTTCCTGCTGAAAGTGAGTTAaccatattttacatatttatgactTTTAAGATGCTACGCTCACAATTTTAAATGTTGT from Carassius auratus strain Wakin unplaced genomic scaffold, ASM336829v1 scaf_tig00012377, whole genome shotgun sequence includes the following:
- the LOC113073590 gene encoding leukotriene B4 receptor 1-like; translated protein: MATLVPTNPSDLSGPAQSSLVTSSPYTPSLSLSHQISIAILVIAFVFGFPGNLFVVWSVLFRMRRRSITCLLILNLAVADALVLLSAPLFLRYLTGRKGWEFGAALCKTVHYLCCVNMYASIYLICLMSMDRWLAVTKPFLSQRLKTKKRLLSVMVAIWVMAFLMAIPMLFYRSVLPVSMNVSIYLCKPYHWESSAHETFQYLIETVLGFLLPFSFILFCYLSAIRRLRSAMFHRKGRGNALILLIIAAFTVFWLPYHLINILQVIGLMQGSSSSVLAVAVATRPTVTAFTFISSSVNPVLYVFAGSSHIRQAGLGFMAKLFEGTNSELASTRSSRSSNTESSVFTKLSIKLSRKGDRVRAETPGVEVETIAVMHNRDEMKTLTNLH